A stretch of the Amycolatopsis sp. BJA-103 genome encodes the following:
- a CDS encoding amidohydrolase family protein, with amino-acid sequence MKWLAASGTGVALAGLLPGMAAAAEGEIVVISRVTLIDGTGSAPRRDVSVVLVGERIAWVGGSEQLPETGAARVIDGRGKYLIPGLWDMHTHGADLEEIVPPLHLVHGVTGAREMWGYAENRASRDKIERGELLGPRMVLGSGIVDGPVTLLSPPVLQVSTDAEARAAVRAEAAAGAEFVKVYSYLGPEALRAVADETRDLGLRFSGHWPYKVSHFEVSDLGQHSFEHFFGVSIHCSSRRDEILARLSALPYDPAAPRAFFNVARQLEFESVSAYSPHAAWNYFNRLRRNGTWHSPTLTINRVVTQPAETHKQDARLKYLPADIRESWAVGIERFAPKTPADIALQERYYQETLRLVGVAHDAGVGIIGGTDCLNPYTFPGSGLHEELGFLVEAGLSPVQALKAVTGDAAKFLGRERTSGTVAAGKEADLVLLDANPAADIRNVAKIDLVITRGRVLDKTARRRMLDAVEVAANRPVTSARLHSLARRGCCC; translated from the coding sequence TTGAAATGGCTGGCCGCGAGCGGGACCGGAGTGGCGCTCGCCGGGCTGCTGCCCGGCATGGCCGCGGCGGCCGAGGGCGAGATCGTCGTCATCAGCCGGGTCACGCTGATCGACGGCACGGGTTCGGCCCCCCGGCGTGACGTCTCGGTCGTCCTCGTCGGGGAGCGGATCGCCTGGGTCGGCGGCTCGGAGCAGCTCCCGGAAACCGGTGCCGCGCGGGTGATCGACGGCCGCGGCAAGTACCTGATCCCGGGACTGTGGGACATGCACACCCACGGCGCGGACCTCGAAGAGATCGTCCCGCCGCTGCACCTGGTCCACGGCGTCACGGGCGCCCGCGAGATGTGGGGTTACGCGGAGAACCGCGCGTCCCGGGACAAGATCGAACGCGGTGAGCTGCTGGGCCCGCGCATGGTGCTGGGCAGCGGGATCGTCGACGGACCGGTCACGCTCCTGAGCCCGCCGGTGCTCCAGGTGTCGACCGATGCCGAGGCGCGGGCGGCCGTCCGCGCGGAGGCGGCGGCGGGCGCCGAGTTCGTCAAGGTCTACTCCTATCTCGGTCCCGAGGCGCTGCGCGCGGTCGCGGACGAGACCCGTGACCTGGGGCTGCGGTTCTCCGGGCACTGGCCGTACAAGGTGTCCCATTTCGAGGTGAGCGATCTCGGCCAGCACAGTTTCGAGCACTTCTTCGGGGTCTCCATCCACTGCTCCTCCCGGCGCGACGAGATCCTCGCCCGGTTGAGCGCGTTGCCTTACGACCCGGCGGCGCCGCGTGCCTTCTTCAACGTGGCGCGGCAACTGGAGTTCGAGTCGGTCTCCGCGTACAGCCCCCACGCGGCGTGGAACTACTTCAACCGGTTGCGGCGCAACGGCACCTGGCATTCGCCGACACTGACCATCAACCGGGTCGTCACCCAGCCCGCCGAAACCCACAAGCAGGACGCGCGGCTGAAGTACCTGCCCGCCGACATCCGCGAGAGCTGGGCCGTGGGCATCGAGCGGTTCGCGCCGAAGACCCCGGCGGACATCGCCCTGCAGGAGCGGTACTACCAGGAGACGCTGCGGCTGGTCGGGGTCGCGCACGACGCGGGCGTCGGGATCATCGGCGGCACCGACTGTCTCAACCCGTACACCTTCCCCGGCAGCGGGCTGCACGAAGAACTCGGTTTCCTGGTCGAGGCCGGGCTTTCGCCGGTGCAGGCGCTGAAGGCCGTCACGGGTGACGCGGCGAAGTTCCTCGGCAGGGAGCGGACCTCGGGCACCGTCGCGGCGGGGAAGGAGGCGGATCTCGTGCTGCTGGACGCGAACCCGGCCGCCGACATCCGCAACGTCGCGAAGATCGACCTGGTGATCACGCGCGGCCGCGTTCTCGACAAGACGGCTCGACGCCGGATGCTCGACGCCGTCGAGGTCGCCGCGAACCGGCCGGTCACGAGCGCCCGGCTCCACTCCCTGGCCCGCCGGGGCTGCTGTTGCTGA
- a CDS encoding glycoside hydrolase family 18 protein: MSRLSRLTAIVGAAAVALGALAVAAPAQQATAAPEAQDASVGKVLGYFAEWGVYQRNYHVKNIDTSGSASKLTHINYSFGNVTGGGCALGDAEAATSKFYDAASSVDGVSDTWDNGALRGNFNQLKKLKAKYPNLKVLWSFGGWTWSGGFGEAAKNPAKFAESCYNLVNDPRWAGVFDGIDIDWEYPNACGLSCDTSGPAAIKDLAQALRAKFGSKLVTAAITADGTDGGKIDAADYGGAAQYFDWYNVMTYDYFGAWAAQGPTAPHSPLNDYAGIPTAGFHSDAAIQKLKSKGVPAAKLLLGIGFYGRGWTGVTQDAPGGTATGPAAGTEPGIQDYKVLKNTCPATGTVAGTAYAKCGSDWWSYDTPATIGGKVTYAKNQGLGGAFFWELSGDTADGELITALAK, encoded by the coding sequence ATGTCCCGTTTGAGCAGGCTCACCGCGATCGTGGGCGCCGCCGCCGTCGCGCTGGGCGCGCTGGCCGTCGCCGCGCCGGCGCAGCAGGCCACGGCCGCACCGGAAGCGCAGGACGCTTCGGTCGGCAAGGTACTCGGGTACTTCGCCGAATGGGGCGTCTACCAGCGGAACTATCACGTGAAGAACATCGACACGTCGGGTTCGGCGAGCAAGCTGACCCATATCAACTACTCGTTCGGCAACGTGACCGGCGGTGGCTGCGCCCTCGGTGACGCCGAAGCGGCGACCAGCAAGTTCTACGACGCGGCCTCCAGTGTGGACGGTGTCTCGGATACCTGGGACAACGGCGCGCTGCGCGGGAACTTCAACCAGCTCAAGAAGCTGAAGGCCAAGTACCCGAACCTCAAGGTGCTGTGGTCCTTCGGCGGCTGGACCTGGTCCGGTGGCTTCGGTGAGGCGGCGAAGAACCCCGCCAAGTTCGCCGAGTCCTGCTACAACCTGGTCAACGACCCGCGCTGGGCCGGTGTCTTCGACGGCATCGACATCGACTGGGAGTACCCGAACGCCTGCGGACTCTCGTGTGACACCAGCGGCCCGGCCGCGATCAAGGATCTGGCACAGGCGCTGCGGGCGAAGTTCGGCTCGAAGCTGGTCACCGCCGCGATCACCGCGGACGGCACCGACGGCGGCAAGATCGACGCCGCGGACTACGGCGGCGCCGCGCAGTACTTCGACTGGTACAACGTCATGACCTACGACTACTTCGGCGCCTGGGCCGCGCAGGGCCCGACGGCCCCGCACTCGCCGCTGAACGACTACGCGGGCATCCCGACCGCCGGCTTCCACTCCGACGCCGCGATCCAGAAGCTCAAGAGCAAGGGCGTCCCGGCGGCCAAGCTGTTGCTGGGCATCGGGTTCTACGGCCGCGGCTGGACCGGCGTCACGCAGGACGCCCCCGGCGGCACCGCGACCGGCCCGGCGGCGGGGACCGAGCCGGGCATCCAGGACTACAAGGTCCTGAAGAACACCTGCCCGGCCACCGGCACCGTCGCGGGCACCGCCTACGCCAAGTGCGGCAGCGATTGGTGGAGCTACGACACCCCGGCGACCATCGGCGGGAAGGTCACCTACGCCAAGAACCAGGGGCTCGGCGGCGCCTTCTTCTGGGAGCTGTCCGGTGACACCGCCGACGGCGAGCTGATCACCGCTCTGGCCAAGTAA
- a CDS encoding aromatic amino acid ammonia-lyase: MIRVDGRTLRCADVVTAAGTEGPLNIDVSIAALRGAESAWKLAEELSTRRIVYGRTTGVGANKEDPVGEGESPDHGLRLLRSHAGGSGDVMSPGQTRAMMLIRLNQLLAGRAGLSPELIGALAAAVRTGSLPLVHRLGAIGTGDLAPLAETALALTGERPWLAGGVPPVPVQAGDALAFMSSNAATLAEATLAAMRLDTLTRASHVVAALTYIALDGNPEAYATPVHEARPHAGQVACAAEMRRLLGMEGTPKPGRRIQDPFGLRAFPQVQGPALDAIHYLRDVLAVEINASTENPMISTVHQDAYHHAHFHTAYVSTALDQVRATIHQVAELSVARLGDLVEPEFTGLRPFLAAGPSGSSGVMILEYVAHDALTELRQAALPATLGTAVVSRGIEDHASFSTQAARAATAAGTAYRQVLACELVAAVRALRMRKAELVALPARDAYEAAATVLDPSVEDRPLTEDIARAVSLLDTLALI; this comes from the coding sequence GTGATCCGGGTCGACGGCCGGACCCTGCGCTGCGCGGACGTCGTGACCGCCGCGGGCACCGAGGGACCGCTGAACATTGACGTTTCGATCGCCGCGCTGCGCGGCGCCGAGAGCGCGTGGAAACTCGCCGAGGAGCTGAGCACGCGCCGGATCGTCTACGGCCGCACCACCGGTGTCGGCGCCAACAAGGAGGACCCGGTCGGCGAGGGCGAATCGCCGGATCACGGACTGCGGCTGCTGCGCAGTCACGCCGGGGGCAGCGGCGACGTCATGTCCCCCGGCCAGACCAGGGCGATGATGCTGATCCGGCTCAACCAGCTGCTGGCGGGCCGCGCCGGGCTCAGCCCCGAACTGATCGGGGCTCTCGCCGCCGCGGTGCGGACCGGTTCGCTGCCGCTGGTGCACCGGCTCGGCGCGATCGGCACCGGCGACCTCGCCCCGCTCGCGGAGACCGCGCTCGCCCTCACCGGCGAACGGCCGTGGCTGGCGGGCGGCGTGCCACCGGTTCCGGTGCAGGCGGGTGACGCGCTGGCGTTCATGAGCAGCAACGCCGCGACACTCGCCGAAGCGACTCTCGCGGCCATGCGGCTCGACACGCTGACGCGGGCGAGTCACGTCGTCGCGGCGCTGACCTACATCGCGCTCGACGGGAACCCGGAGGCGTACGCGACTCCGGTGCACGAAGCTCGTCCGCACGCAGGGCAGGTGGCGTGCGCGGCGGAGATGCGGCGGCTGCTCGGGATGGAGGGCACGCCCAAACCGGGGCGGCGGATCCAGGACCCGTTCGGGCTCCGCGCGTTCCCGCAGGTGCAGGGCCCGGCGCTGGACGCGATCCACTACCTGCGCGACGTGCTCGCGGTGGAGATCAACGCCAGCACCGAGAACCCCATGATCTCGACGGTGCACCAGGACGCGTACCACCACGCGCACTTCCACACCGCGTACGTCTCGACCGCGCTCGACCAGGTGCGCGCGACCATCCACCAGGTCGCCGAGCTGTCGGTGGCCCGGCTGGGCGATCTGGTGGAGCCGGAGTTCACCGGGCTGCGGCCGTTCCTCGCGGCCGGGCCGTCGGGCAGTTCGGGCGTGATGATCCTGGAGTACGTCGCGCACGACGCGCTCACCGAACTGCGGCAGGCCGCGCTCCCGGCGACGCTGGGCACCGCCGTCGTCTCACGCGGGATCGAGGACCACGCGAGCTTCTCCACCCAGGCCGCGCGGGCGGCGACCGCGGCGGGGACGGCGTACCGGCAGGTGCTGGCGTGCGAACTGGTCGCGGCCGTCCGCGCGCTGCGGATGCGGAAGGCCGAGCTCGTCGCCCTGCCCGCGCGGGACGCCTACGAGGCCGCCGCGACCGTGCTCGACCCGAGCGTCGAGGACCGGCCGCTCACCGAGGACATCGCCCGCGCCGTGTCGCTTTTGGACACCCTCGCGCTCATCTGA
- a CDS encoding VOC family protein, which produces MSIQRMDHVGVIVSDLTAAVAFFVDFGLELQGKMTMESELADRITAVDKAKSEVAMVRVPGDQGCLELIQYLTPESHAGDSHAPANTLGLRHLAFQVDDVEAVLDRVRPHGAELVGEVVNYENSFRLCYLRGPDGIIIELAEKLG; this is translated from the coding sequence ATGAGCATCCAGCGGATGGACCACGTCGGCGTCATCGTCAGCGACCTCACGGCCGCCGTCGCGTTCTTCGTCGATTTCGGACTCGAACTCCAGGGCAAGATGACGATGGAGAGCGAGCTCGCGGACCGCATCACCGCCGTCGACAAGGCCAAATCGGAGGTCGCGATGGTGCGGGTCCCCGGCGATCAGGGGTGTCTCGAACTCATCCAGTACCTCACGCCCGAGTCCCACGCCGGTGACTCGCACGCCCCGGCCAACACGCTGGGCCTGCGCCACCTCGCCTTCCAGGTCGACGACGTCGAGGCCGTCCTCGACCGCGTGCGGCCGCACGGCGCCGAACTCGTGGGCGAGGTCGTGAACTACGAGAACAGCTTCCGGCTCTGCTACCTGCGCGGACCCGACGGGATCATCATCGAACTCGCCGAAAAGCTCGGTTGA
- a CDS encoding group II truncated hemoglobin, whose translation MTETPTLYDWAGGLDALRRLTDIFYGHVLKDPLLEPVFRGMDPGHPEHVAIWLAEVFGGPETYSGEHGGHRHMVGRHLGKGITEEQRRRWVNLLFDAADEAGLPADPEFRSAFAAYVEWGSRLAVMFSQPGREVSVPEPMPKWDWGNRPPWQPPAD comes from the coding sequence GTGACCGAGACGCCGACGTTGTACGACTGGGCGGGCGGGCTGGACGCCCTGCGACGGCTGACCGACATCTTCTACGGCCATGTCCTGAAGGATCCGTTGCTGGAGCCGGTCTTCCGCGGCATGGACCCCGGCCACCCCGAGCACGTCGCGATCTGGCTCGCCGAGGTGTTCGGCGGGCCGGAGACCTACAGCGGCGAGCACGGCGGGCACCGGCACATGGTCGGGCGTCATCTCGGCAAGGGCATCACCGAAGAGCAGCGCCGCCGCTGGGTGAACCTGCTCTTCGACGCCGCCGACGAGGCCGGGCTCCCGGCCGATCCCGAGTTCCGCTCCGCGTTCGCCGCGTATGTCGAGTGGGGCAGCAGGCTCGCGGTGATGTTCTCCCAGCCCGGCCGCGAGGTCTCCGTCCCCGAGCCGATGCCGAAGTGGGACTGGGGCAACCGCCCGCCCTGGCAGCCGCCCGCGGACTGA
- the tesB gene encoding acyl-CoA thioesterase II → MTEMAREAAAGFDSTGGVGGQPVLDRLVALLDLEKIEENIFRGVSPAHSPVRVFGGQVAGQALVAAGRTVPEERKVHSLHAYFIRGGDPSVPIVYEVDRIRDGRSFTTRRVVGIQHGKAIFSLSASFQKDEGGIEHSEGMPDVPDPESLPTLQERAEGYFDGFRDRPRPIDLRYVNDPPWVTRESGERPARNQVWMRADGKLPDQQLLHVCVLTYASDMTLLDSVLARHGVYWDLDKVIGASLDHALWFHRPFRADEWFLYDSASPTASGARGLATGRFFAADGTHIATVVQEGLLRVV, encoded by the coding sequence ATGACTGAGATGGCCAGGGAGGCCGCGGCCGGCTTCGACAGCACCGGCGGCGTCGGCGGTCAGCCGGTACTCGACAGGCTGGTCGCGCTGCTGGACTTGGAGAAGATCGAAGAGAACATCTTCCGCGGCGTCTCACCGGCGCATTCGCCGGTGCGGGTGTTCGGCGGGCAGGTCGCGGGGCAGGCGCTCGTCGCCGCCGGCCGCACCGTGCCCGAGGAGCGGAAGGTCCACTCGCTGCACGCGTACTTCATCCGCGGCGGTGACCCGAGCGTCCCGATCGTCTACGAGGTCGACCGTATCCGCGACGGCCGCTCGTTCACCACCCGCCGCGTCGTCGGCATCCAGCACGGCAAGGCGATCTTCTCCCTGTCCGCTTCGTTCCAGAAGGACGAGGGCGGCATCGAGCACTCCGAGGGCATGCCGGACGTCCCGGACCCCGAGTCGCTGCCGACGCTGCAGGAGCGGGCCGAGGGCTACTTCGACGGCTTCCGCGACCGGCCGCGCCCGATCGACCTGCGGTACGTCAACGACCCGCCGTGGGTGACCCGCGAGTCGGGGGAGCGCCCCGCCAGGAACCAGGTCTGGATGCGGGCCGACGGCAAGCTTCCGGACCAGCAGTTGCTGCACGTCTGCGTCCTCACCTACGCCTCCGACATGACGCTCCTGGACTCGGTCCTCGCGCGCCACGGCGTCTACTGGGACCTCGACAAGGTGATCGGCGCGAGCCTCGACCACGCGCTCTGGTTCCACCGCCCGTTCCGGGCCGACGAGTGGTTCCTCTACGACAGCGCGTCCCCGACCGCGTCGGGTGCCCGCGGTCTGGCCACGGGACGGTTCTTCGCCGCGGACGGAACGCACATCGCCACCGTTGTGCAGGAAGGCCTTCTCCGGGTGGTGTGA
- the pyk gene encoding pyruvate kinase has product MSRRAKIVCTLGPATATPEKMRQLVDAGMDVARMNFSHGTHGDHKQVYDLIRTAAAESGRAVGILADLQGPKIRLGTFAGGPVEWHNGDIVRITVEDVAGTHDRVSTTYKGLADDAKPGDRLLVDDGKVGLVVKDVEGPDVVCEVTEGGPVSNNKGVSLPGMDVSVPALSEKDIEDLEFALELGVDFIALSFVRSPADIDLVHQVMDRVGKGRLPVVAKIEKPEAVYNLEAIVLAFDAVMIARGDLGVELPLEQVPLVQKRTIQIARENAKPVIVATQMLESMINSSRPTRAEASDVANAVLDGADALMLSGETSVGRYAIDVVKTMGRIIEAVETDSPVVPPLSHVPRTKRGVISYAARDIGERLNAKALVAFTQSGDTVRRLARLHTRLPLLAFTPEESVRSQLAMTWGTTTRIVPKVDSTDQMIQQVDHAMLEMGKYAKGDLVVIVAGSPPGTVGSTNLIRVHRLGEDDHA; this is encoded by the coding sequence GTGAGCCGACGCGCGAAGATCGTTTGTACCCTTGGCCCCGCGACCGCTACGCCGGAGAAGATGCGGCAACTCGTCGACGCCGGGATGGACGTCGCGAGGATGAACTTCAGCCACGGGACACACGGCGACCACAAGCAGGTCTACGACCTCATCCGCACCGCCGCCGCCGAATCCGGCCGCGCGGTGGGCATCCTCGCCGACCTCCAGGGGCCGAAGATCCGTCTCGGCACCTTCGCGGGCGGGCCGGTCGAGTGGCACAACGGCGACATCGTGCGGATCACCGTCGAGGACGTCGCGGGCACCCATGACCGTGTCTCGACCACCTACAAGGGACTCGCCGACGACGCGAAGCCCGGCGACCGTCTCCTCGTGGACGACGGCAAGGTCGGCCTCGTGGTCAAGGACGTCGAGGGCCCGGACGTCGTGTGCGAGGTCACCGAAGGCGGCCCCGTCAGCAACAACAAGGGCGTCTCCCTGCCGGGTATGGACGTTTCCGTGCCGGCGCTGTCCGAAAAGGACATCGAGGACCTCGAGTTCGCGCTCGAACTCGGCGTGGACTTCATCGCGCTGTCGTTCGTCCGCTCGCCCGCCGACATCGACCTGGTCCACCAGGTGATGGACCGCGTGGGCAAGGGCCGCCTCCCGGTGGTCGCGAAGATCGAGAAGCCCGAAGCGGTCTACAACCTCGAAGCCATCGTGCTCGCCTTCGACGCGGTGATGATCGCCCGCGGCGACCTGGGCGTGGAACTCCCGCTGGAGCAGGTCCCGCTGGTGCAGAAGCGCACCATCCAGATCGCCCGCGAGAACGCGAAGCCGGTCATCGTCGCGACGCAGATGCTCGAGTCGATGATCAACAGCTCCCGCCCGACCCGCGCGGAGGCCTCGGACGTCGCCAACGCGGTGCTCGACGGCGCGGATGCCCTCATGCTCTCGGGCGAGACCAGCGTCGGCCGCTACGCCATCGACGTGGTCAAGACCATGGGCCGGATCATCGAAGCCGTCGAGACCGACTCCCCGGTCGTGCCGCCGCTGTCGCACGTCCCGCGCACCAAGCGCGGCGTCATCTCCTACGCGGCCCGTGACATCGGCGAGCGGCTGAACGCCAAGGCACTGGTCGCCTTCACCCAGTCCGGCGACACCGTCCGGCGGCTCGCGCGGTTGCACACGCGGCTGCCGCTGCTGGCCTTCACGCCGGAGGAGAGCGTCCGCAGCCAGCTCGCGATGACCTGGGGCACCACGACGCGGATCGTGCCGAAGGTCGACTCCACCGACCAGATGATCCAGCAGGTCGACCACGCGATGCTCGAAATGGGCAAGTACGCCAAGGGCGACCTGGTGGTCATCGTCGCTGGCTCCCCGCCGGGAACCGTCGGCTCGACCAACCTCATCCGGGTGCACCGCCTCGGCGAAGACGACCACGCCTGA
- a CDS encoding helix-turn-helix domain-containing protein, translated as MTRGQGPTVRRRRLASELRRLREAADLTIDEVSEKLECSASKVSRIETGHVGVTPRDARDMLELYGIAGDEQEALVQLAREARKRGWWHAYNEVFTGTFVGLEADASSLRAFQALLVPGLLQTERYARAVIRAMRPDAEEAEIRRRVAARMARQELLTDPSPPEYWAVMDEAVLHRTVDGPEVMAEQLYRMVTMAAKANVTIQIVPFGAGAHPGMEGPFLVMGFPELADTDVVYVDSTSTGLYLEEPPDVRRYALMFDHLRAAALKPDDSVEVIAEAAGRFAEQAALPEKTGN; from the coding sequence ATGACGAGGGGTCAGGGACCCACCGTGCGCCGCCGGAGACTGGCGAGCGAACTGAGGCGGTTGCGCGAGGCGGCCGACCTCACCATCGACGAAGTGAGCGAGAAGCTCGAATGCTCGGCGTCGAAGGTCAGCCGGATCGAGACCGGCCACGTCGGCGTCACCCCGCGCGACGCGCGCGACATGCTCGAGCTCTACGGCATCGCCGGCGACGAGCAGGAAGCGCTCGTCCAGCTGGCCAGGGAAGCCCGCAAACGCGGCTGGTGGCACGCGTACAACGAGGTGTTCACCGGCACCTTCGTCGGCCTGGAGGCGGACGCGAGTTCGCTGCGGGCGTTCCAAGCGCTGCTGGTGCCGGGCCTCTTGCAGACAGAGCGGTACGCCAGGGCCGTGATCAGGGCGATGCGGCCCGACGCAGAGGAAGCCGAGATCAGGCGCAGGGTGGCCGCGAGGATGGCGCGCCAGGAGCTGCTGACCGATCCTTCGCCCCCGGAGTACTGGGCCGTGATGGACGAGGCGGTCCTGCATCGCACGGTCGACGGGCCCGAGGTGATGGCGGAACAGCTGTACCGGATGGTCACGATGGCCGCGAAGGCGAACGTGACCATCCAGATCGTGCCGTTCGGCGCGGGTGCCCACCCCGGGATGGAGGGTCCGTTCCTCGTCATGGGCTTCCCCGAACTGGCCGACACCGACGTGGTCTACGTCGACAGCACCTCCACGGGCCTCTACCTGGAGGAACCACCGGACGTCCGGCGATACGCGTTGATGTTCGACCATCTGCGTGCCGCCGCGTTGAAGCCGGACGACTCGGTCGAGGTGATCGCCGAGGCCGCCGGAAGGTTCGCCGAACAGGCGGCCTTGCCGGAGAAAACCGGAAACTAG
- a CDS encoding DUF2461 domain-containing protein, translating to MGFEGFGEYAIDFYDGLEADNSKSYWDANLATYKADVRAPMEALLAELVPEFGDGFGTGKVFRPYRDVRFAKDKTPYKTHCGAVIEQGRGGGAYYVEVGPAGLRVGGGCFHFESDQLARFRKAVDTELRGGELAKILAKLEKAGWEIKGDRLKSKPRGFAEDHPRIDLLKYRSVYAVRGWEPDDVLHEPGALDRVRKAWRQVRAFNEWARDRVGPSEKPRR from the coding sequence ATGGGTTTCGAGGGTTTCGGTGAGTACGCCATCGACTTCTACGACGGCCTCGAGGCCGACAACTCCAAGTCCTACTGGGACGCGAACCTCGCCACCTACAAGGCCGACGTCCGCGCGCCGATGGAGGCGCTGCTCGCGGAACTGGTCCCGGAGTTCGGCGACGGTTTCGGCACGGGGAAGGTCTTCCGCCCGTACCGCGACGTCCGGTTCGCCAAGGACAAGACGCCGTACAAGACCCACTGCGGCGCGGTGATCGAGCAGGGTCGCGGCGGTGGCGCGTACTACGTCGAGGTCGGCCCGGCCGGGCTGCGCGTCGGCGGCGGCTGTTTCCACTTCGAGTCCGATCAGCTCGCCCGGTTCCGCAAGGCCGTCGACACCGAACTGCGGGGCGGCGAGCTGGCCAAGATCCTCGCGAAGCTGGAGAAGGCGGGCTGGGAGATCAAGGGCGACAGGCTCAAGTCGAAGCCGCGCGGGTTCGCGGAGGACCATCCCCGCATCGACCTGCTGAAGTATCGCTCCGTGTACGCCGTCCGGGGCTGGGAGCCGGACGACGTCCTGCACGAACCCGGCGCGCTCGACCGGGTGCGGAAGGCGTGGCGGCAGGTCCGGGCGTTCAACGAGTGGGCGCGGGACCGTGTCGGGCCGAGCGAGAAGCCGCGCCGATAA